TGACCGTGCGAGAGGTCGGCCAGTTCAGCGGGGCGTTTCCCGTGCAGCCGGATGGCACGATCGTGATTCCATTCTTGGTGGATCTCCCCGTGAAGGGCCTGACCACCGCTCAGGTACGCGAGCGGCTGACGGCCATTCTCGAAAAACAGGTTCACAACCCGCAGGTGGCCGTGTCCGTCAGTGGCTACCGCCCCCGCACCGTGACGGTCATCGGCGAAGTGGGGTCACCGGGCATGCTGGTGCTGGGGCGGCCTGACCAATCGGTGATCGACACGATCGCGGCGGCTGGGGGCTTCACTGATCGGGCGATTCAATCACAGGTGGTGCTGATTCGTGGACAGGGAGACAAGGCCAAGCGCACCACCATCGACGTCGAGTACATGATGGCCACCGGCGATTTGACCAACAATGTGCGGCTGGAGCCGGGTGACCGGCTCCAGGTGACCCGCAACCCGTTGCCGTCGGTGCGAGAGGTCTTCGCCGTGACGAATCAGGTGCTGAGCTATCTGGGGACGGTTTCGCTGGTCTTCATCATGCTTCAGCGATTCGGGGGCCAAGGGCCTTGAGCCACTGCCTCAACCGTCGCCACCTGCTGAATTCCGAGTTGCGCCGCCAATCGGGCTGCCGCTTCGACCTCCTCGCGGGTCGGCAGCCGGTTCATTTCCGGGGCTGACTTGGCCGTTCGGTATGCGGGGTGAAATTGGGGCAATAGCGAGAGGCGTGCTCCGGGCACTTCGGTCGCCAGGAACGCCAGGATCGGTCGGATACAGCAATCGTGGTGGCCCGGCAGAATCAGCACGCGGGCGATCAGGTCGACTGGCTGGCTGGCCACCAGCCGCCAGTTGCGCGTCACCGCAGACCAGGCCCGAGGAATTCCCGACAGGGCTTCGCCGCATTCGTCCCGACCATAGCGAAGGTCGCCCAGGTGGATGTCCACCACTCCCTCCAGCAAACGATACAGTTCGGGGGAACCGTACAAGTTGGAATTCCAGACCAGCGGCAACGAGAAGTGCTTCGGGGCGGCCGCGATGGCGTCCAGAACGGCGGGCAGGTGATGGTCGGGATTGCCGCCCACCCAGCTCAGGCTGCGGGCCCTCGGGTCTTCCGCCAGTTTGAAAAGTGAGGGGTAAAACGATGGGCCGAGGGGGATGCCGCGGTCCGTCTGGTTGATCAAGTCGGGGGTGTGGCAATACACGCAATGCCATGAACAGCCAGTGAGCGGCACACACAGCGAGGGGGAAACTTCCAGCTCTTCGCCCTCGTGGAGGAAGGGAGGCGCCGAGTAGGAGGTAACACCGACCCCGCAGCGCCCCCGCACGTCCCGTGACCGGTCTACCTCGCAGCGATGCTCGCACAGGATGCAACTGCGCCAGAGCTGGCGAGCGATCGCGCGTTTGAGGTCCAGCAGACTCAGCCCCACGTCGTGCGGTTCGGCTGGTTCCTCCGCGACCCAGCGCCGGTGGAGGCGCCAGCAGTCGTCCAGTGACGCCGGCAAGGTGCGCAGCCCCCGTCCAGCTCGCAGGCGCGAGAGGTGTTTCGCGGCCGTTCTCCCCGGGGGAGCGTTGTCAGGCATTTGGGGGTCGAGGGCACGCCCTGCCGCCATGGCCGTGAGATCTGGGTCTTCGAACCAGACGCTCCCGTCGGCATCGATCCAAAGATGCTGGACGTCTCGTTCACTCACGGCGCAAGTCGATGGTCACCCCGCTCTCGCCCGCTTGCACGGGCGCGCTGGTCTGTCCCACCAGGTCTCCTGGGCTCGCCACGTCGATGAAACCTGAACGTCTGAGAATGGCCCGAATCACGACGGGCCCTCTGAACCAACTACCGGGCATCAAGACATCGTCTTGCCCCAGGGCAAAGGACTGAGGGAAGCGCACCCCGAGGAGTTTCACCACGGCCATCGGCGGCCCGACCTCTGACCCTGCCAGGCGTGCGGTGAGGAAAAGAGCGTCGGATTCGCCGACCTTGACCACCGCATCGGGAGCGAGCCGGACGGTCCCCGAGACGCGCGTTCGATCAGCCGAGTCACAGCCCGACAGGAACGTCGGACCCAGCAACAGCACGGTCAAAATGAAGGACTTGACTGCCTGCATGGCCACCCATCAGCGCTCTGAACGCTTTGACGGTATCCCCCGGGGAAGGACCTGTCAACTTCAAGTCGTGGTGGCAGAGCTCGGATGAGAGCGGATTTGCCGTCAGACGAAGGTGGCGCCGCACGCCAGAGGCGCACAGGGGTGGTAGCCTCTCACCAACAAGCGTCGCCGCGATAACGTGCCTGGAACAGCGATCGCGGCCGGGCTCACGGGACCTTCGCCATGAGTGCGTTGCGACCCGTGGTTGACGGGGTAAGCAGAGGACAGCCGTTTGGGACGTTTTCATCCGCGGTCTGGAGGCCAGGCGTGGCACTTGTCGGTCAACCCGTTCCGGTCGAAATGGTGGAGCTGCGCAACTGGCTCGCCCTGGTCTTTTCAGAAGCGGCTCGGGGGCTGCCCTGGCCGCAGGTGCTGGCGCTCAAGACCATCGAACACGCGCTGGCCCTGGGGATGATTGGGGGCGTGCTGTCTTCCGCCTGGGCCCTGGAAAGTTCTGCGGGGCGAGGGGTGGACCCGATGGCCGTTGCCCGTGTTCGCCGGGCCTTTGAGAGTTTGGCCTTCGGTTCACTCGGGAAGGACCTCGGCCCTGGCCTGGCCGCCTTGCTTGGCCTGACGGGCCGGGAGCGCCCGAATTGAACCCCGACCCCTGTTTCGGGGACGTGCCAGCTGCCCGAATCTTTCGCTTGAACGAGGAGCGGGCCGACCTGGTGCGCGAGGTGGTGGCGCGCCTGCTCCAAGAAACGGGTGAGCAGGAAGGTAGCATCGAACTCGCCGTGAACGACGTGGCTTTCCACGAACTGGCGCGACTGGAGTCCGAAGGGACGTCCTCGCCTGCCTATCGCCAGTGGAAGGAGCTCTACCGCGGCCTGGGGCGCAAGACGGCGGAGGAGAAGGGCGCCATCCTGCGCCGCCTGTCCGAGGGATTTGCCCAGGATATCGTGGGCAACTTTGATCCAGGTGTCTATCGCTTCGCCACCTCGATCATTCCACGCGGCCTTTCCCTGCTGTTCCGGAATCGCTCGCTGTCTCGGGGCCCCCGGGCGCTGGAACTTGAGCGGCGCATCTCCGTTCAGGGGCGGGTCGATTCGCTGCGCCGACTGGTTCGACGCGGAACGGTGGTGTTGGTGCCCACGCACTCCTCCAATCTCGATTCGATCGTCGTGGGTTTCGCCCTGGACCGTCTGGGGCTGCCGCCTTTCACCTACGGAGCCGGTAAGAACCTCTTCAGCAATCGCTTGGTCGGCTATTTCATGCACAACCTCGGGGCCTACAAGGTGGACCGGCGGCTGAAGAATCAGCTCTACCTGCGGACGCTCAAAACATACTCGACCGTCATCCTGGAGCGTGGCTACCACAGCCTGTTTTTCCCTGGTGGTACGCGGTCGCGCAGTGGTGGTATCGAGCAGAAGCTGAAATTGGGCCTGCTCGGGACCGGCCTGGTGGCGTATCAGAACAATCTCAGGGCTCAGGTGGCTCAGCCCAACATCTACATCGTGCCGATGACCATCAATTATCCGCTGGTTTTGGAGGGCGCCTCGCAGATCGATGATCACCTCAAGGCCGTGGGCAAGAGTCGCTACATCATCGAGGATGATGAATTCAGCCAGCTGGGCCGAATTTTCGCCTATGGGCGATCAGTGCTGGACTTCGATGGTCAGATGTTTTTGCACATCGGGCAGGCGCTTGACCCCTTCGGAAATCCGGTCTCCGATGAGGGAGTTTCGCTGGACCCTCACGGTAGACCGATCGATTTGTTGAAGTACCTCACACTGAACGGGCAACTCCGCGTTCACCCCGTGCGGGACGCCGAATACACCCGAGAATGTGGTGAGGCGATCCAGGTCGCCTACATGCGCAACAACGTGGCGCTGGCCACTCACGTCGTGGCCTATACCGTGTTTCAAATGCTCCAGGCCATTCATCCTGGCTTCGACATCTACCGGCTGGTGCGATTGTCGGAGGACACCGCGCTGCCGCGTCATCGTGTGCTCCAAGCGCTCGAACGGGTCAGGGACGCCTTGCTGGAACTGGCGGCGCGGGGGGGCATTCAACTTTCTCCGGCGGTTCTGGGGGAGCCAGTCGAAACGGTGCTGGCGATCGCCGAACGCTACTTCCGGATGTATCACACCCGGCCACTGGTGGAGGCGGAGGCAGAAAGCTTGCTGCTGCGGGATGTGAAACTGCTGTTCTACTACCACAATCGTCTCAAGGGATACGGCCTGGAGACTTGCTTCCAGGGTTCGCACTCGGGGGGGCCGTGAACATGGGTGAGTCATCGGAGATGGCCTTTCAAGGAACGATCGGAATCGTCGGCGGAGGCAGTTGGGGAACCGCGTTGGCCCATCTGGTGGGTGGACACGGCCATGCGGTCTGCCACTGGATGCGTGACGCCGGAACTGTCCAGGAAGTCAACCAGCAACACACCAATTCCAGGTACTTGCCGGGTATGGCGTTGCCTCTCACGGTCAAGGCCACACAAGACCTTCGAGAGGTGGCCGAGTCTTGCCGCCTGATCCTGGTGGTCGTTCCGTCACACAGTTTTCGCGGGGTGATGCGGGAACTTGGGCAATGGCTGGATGGCGGGCACATGTTGGTCCACGCCACCAAAGGCTTCGAGCCCGGCACCTTCAAGCGTATGTCCACTCTGATTCAGGAAGAGACCTGTGTCCGCCAGCTCGGCGTTCTGTCGGGACCCAACCTGGCGCGAGAAGTGGCCCTCGGCCAGCCCAGCGCGACGGTGCTGGCGAGTCGCTTCCCAGCGGTCATCGAGGCCGCACGGAGCGTGCTGGTCGGCAAGACGTTTCGCGTCTATGTCAACACGGACGTGGTTGGAACCGAGGTGGGTGGTGCCTTGAAGAATATCCTGGCGATCGCCTCTGGCATCGTGACCGGGTTGGAATTCGGGGAAAACACCAAGGCCCTGCTCTTGACCCGCGGCCTGGTGGAAATGGCCCGGCTGGGGGTCCAGATGGGGGCTGTTCCCGCCACATTCAGTGGACTTTCCGGCATCGGAGATCTCATGGCCACGTGTTTTTCCCCCCTGTCCCGTAACCATCAGGTGGGGCTGCGACTGGCCCGGGGTGAATCACTGGACCAGATCGTGCGATCCATGAACCAGGTGGCAGAAGGCATCAAAACGACCCAGTCGGTGCACGCCTACGCGCTGGCGCAGGGCGTCTACATGCCCATTACGGAGGGGGTCTATCGCATTCTGCACGAAGGAACGCCGCCGCAGGAGGTGTTGGGCCAGTTGATGGAGAACAGCCGCTTCGTGTTCGAACACGACCCGGAGTTCAGCCTCAGCTAAGCGACGTGTCGCTCAGAAAAACGCCCGCGAGGTACTCAGCGCGGAATCGCTGGGACCAAGGCTTGCCGCAATTGCTTTTCGGCTTTCTTGAGCCGACGACAGACCTCCATCTGACTGATGCCGAGACGGCGGGAGAGTTCGGCCTGCGTCATATCGTGGAAGTACCGCAGTTCTAGCAAGCGGCGCTGTGCATCCGTCAGATGTTCGAGGGCCTCGGCCAGAACCAGGCGGTCGTCCAGTTCGTCCCGACCATCCACGCCGATGCGACCATCGGAAAGGGTGTCGAGGAGCGACCGCTGCTCGTCGTCGTCGGCGTCCCCACTCTCCTGATCCAGCCAAAGAACAGTGACGCGGCGGTCGTACATCTTGACCTGGTCCACTTGTTCGGGGGTGACTTCCAGAATCGTCGCCAGCTCTTGGTTGGAAGGGTCGCGACCAAGTTCTTGCGTGAGTCGGTTCGTGACCTGACTGAGGCGGTAGGACAGTTCCTGGAGCACCCGTGGGCCGCGCAGCAGGTTCTGCCGGTCGCGCAGGTAGTGGCGGATGTGCCCGGTGATGAAATGCACCGCATAGGTTTTGAACTCGGTGTTGTGGCCCGTTTCATAGCGATTGATGGCCTCGAGCAGGCCAATCGAACCGACCTGAATCAGGTCTTCCACAGGGTCCGTGCTACGCCGGGCCAGCCCGCGCGCAATCTTCTTGACGAGCGGAAGGAAATCCTCGACCAGGCGTTGCTTTTCCCTGGCACTGTAGGTTTGAAACACCTTTTCCATGTTCCCGCCACCTCCACAGCCCGTTGCACGGCCCCCGCGCCATCGCGGCTTCGCCGGCGGGCCGTCATCAGGCCCCTGTTCCCGATTCCACTGGCTGAGGCCACCAGGCCTCCAGCTTTCCGAGGACTATATCGCGGCGGAGCGCCGGATTCTTTCTTATGGGAATTTCAATAGATCTTTTTGTTCGTGTGAATTCTTTTTTAGCCCCCTGTTCCAACTGGGGGAGGAGGCGCGCTATAATGCCATTTCCACCGCTCGAGGCTGTTGCCTGGCCCTGATGGAGACCACCTGGACGCAATGAGTGCCGAAGCCGCTCAGCGAATCGCGCTCCTGAGACAGGAGATCGAGGCGCACGATTATCGTTATTACGTGCTGGCGCAGCCCGTCATTGCGGACGCCGAGTATGACCGATTGATGTCGGAGTTGCGTGACCTGGAGGAGGCTTATCCCGAACTGGTCTCCCCCGAGTCACCCACACAGCGGCCAGGGGGCCTGGTCGAGACCCGCTTCGAGCCGGTCGCGCATCGCGTGCCGATGCTCAGTTTGGCAAACGCTTTCAAGCAGGATGACCTTCAGCAATGGGAGGCGCGTAACCGTCGCTTGCTGGAGGGGCGCGCCCTTGGCTACGCGGCGGAGCCCAAAATAGATGGATTGGCGGTGTCCCTGCGGTATCAGGGCGGACGCCTCATGCAAGGGGCGACCCGGGGGGATGGATTCACGGGTGAAGACATCACGCCGAATCTGCGCACCATCGCGGATATTCCAGAGCGACTGAACGAGCCGATCGACCTGGAGGTGCGTGGGGAGGTCTATATGGCCACCGCCGATTTCGAGGCCCTGAACGCGCGGCGATTGAATGAAGGGGAGGGCCTGTTTGCCAATCCTCGCAACGCCGCCGCCGGTTCCCTGCGGCAGCAGGACCCGCGGGTGACGCGGACACGTCCGCTGCGTTTCTGGGCCTATGCCGCCATCGGGCTGCCGAGTGTGCCCACCCACACCGAAGCCCTGGCGCGTCTGGCTGACCTGGGCCTGCCTGTTTGGCAGGATGCGGCCAGCTTGAGTGATATGGACGCGGTATGGGCCTATTGCCAACGCTATGAACAGCTTCGTCCGACCTTGCCTTTCGAGATTGACGGCGTCGTCATCAAGGTCGACGCCGTGCGTGAACAGGCCGAATTGGGAGCGGTCGGGCGGGAGCCGCGCTGGGCGATCGCCTTCAAGTTCCCACCCATTCAGGCCACCACTCGCCTGATCGATATCCGCATCAGCGTGGGCCGCACCGGCACGCTGAATCCGGTGGCCATCCTCGAACCGGTGGCGGTCGGTGGGGTGATCGTCTCGCGCGCCAC
This sequence is a window from Candidatus Sericytochromatia bacterium. Protein-coding genes within it:
- a CDS encoding polysaccharide biosynthesis/export family protein, whose product is MNQIKRALLRAWLVWALVLAQTLPAQAAYMLDFGDTVAVTVREVGQFSGAFPVQPDGTIVIPFLVDLPVKGLTTAQVRERLTAILEKQVHNPQVAVSVSGYRPRTVTVIGEVGSPGMLVLGRPDQSVIDTIAAAGGFTDRAIQSQVVLIRGQGDKAKRTTIDVEYMMATGDLTNNVRLEPGDRLQVTRNPLPSVREVFAVTNQVLSYLGTVSLVFIMLQRFGGQGP
- a CDS encoding 1-acyl-sn-glycerol-3-phosphate acyltransferase, with the translated sequence MNPDPCFGDVPAARIFRLNEERADLVREVVARLLQETGEQEGSIELAVNDVAFHELARLESEGTSSPAYRQWKELYRGLGRKTAEEKGAILRRLSEGFAQDIVGNFDPGVYRFATSIIPRGLSLLFRNRSLSRGPRALELERRISVQGRVDSLRRLVRRGTVVLVPTHSSNLDSIVVGFALDRLGLPPFTYGAGKNLFSNRLVGYFMHNLGAYKVDRRLKNQLYLRTLKTYSTVILERGYHSLFFPGGTRSRSGGIEQKLKLGLLGTGLVAYQNNLRAQVAQPNIYIVPMTINYPLVLEGASQIDDHLKAVGKSRYIIEDDEFSQLGRIFAYGRSVLDFDGQMFLHIGQALDPFGNPVSDEGVSLDPHGRPIDLLKYLTLNGQLRVHPVRDAEYTRECGEAIQVAYMRNNVALATHVVAYTVFQMLQAIHPGFDIYRLVRLSEDTALPRHRVLQALERVRDALLELAARGGIQLSPAVLGEPVETVLAIAERYFRMYHTRPLVEAEAESLLLRDVKLLFYYHNRLKGYGLETCFQGSHSGGP
- a CDS encoding NAD(P)H-dependent glycerol-3-phosphate dehydrogenase; this encodes MGESSEMAFQGTIGIVGGGSWGTALAHLVGGHGHAVCHWMRDAGTVQEVNQQHTNSRYLPGMALPLTVKATQDLREVAESCRLILVVVPSHSFRGVMRELGQWLDGGHMLVHATKGFEPGTFKRMSTLIQEETCVRQLGVLSGPNLAREVALGQPSATVLASRFPAVIEAARSVLVGKTFRVYVNTDVVGTEVGGALKNILAIASGIVTGLEFGENTKALLLTRGLVEMARLGVQMGAVPATFSGLSGIGDLMATCFSPLSRNHQVGLRLARGESLDQIVRSMNQVAEGIKTTQSVHAYALAQGVYMPITEGVYRILHEGTPPQEVLGQLMENSRFVFEHDPEFSLS
- a CDS encoding sigma-70 family RNA polymerase sigma factor, translating into MEKVFQTYSAREKQRLVEDFLPLVKKIARGLARRSTDPVEDLIQVGSIGLLEAINRYETGHNTEFKTYAVHFITGHIRHYLRDRQNLLRGPRVLQELSYRLSQVTNRLTQELGRDPSNQELATILEVTPEQVDQVKMYDRRVTVLWLDQESGDADDDEQRSLLDTLSDGRIGVDGRDELDDRLVLAEALEHLTDAQRRLLELRYFHDMTQAELSRRLGISQMEVCRRLKKAEKQLRQALVPAIPR
- the ligA gene encoding NAD-dependent DNA ligase LigA, translating into MSAEAAQRIALLRQEIEAHDYRYYVLAQPVIADAEYDRLMSELRDLEEAYPELVSPESPTQRPGGLVETRFEPVAHRVPMLSLANAFKQDDLQQWEARNRRLLEGRALGYAAEPKIDGLAVSLRYQGGRLMQGATRGDGFTGEDITPNLRTIADIPERLNEPIDLEVRGEVYMATADFEALNARRLNEGEGLFANPRNAAAGSLRQQDPRVTRTRPLRFWAYAAIGLPSVPTHTEALARLADLGLPVWQDAASLSDMDAVWAYCQRYEQLRPTLPFEIDGVVIKVDAVREQAELGAVGREPRWAIAFKFPPIQATTRLIDIRISVGRTGTLNPVAILEPVAVGGVIVSRATLHNEDEIRRKDLRLGDVVIIQRAGDVIPQVVKSIPERRTGAEQPFAFPEHCPECGSAVIKPEGLAMRYCTGGTVCHAQLVEQLKHFASRRAMDIEHLGGKLAESLVSQGLVRDLSDLYHLDRATLLTLDRFAEKSVDNLLGAIADSKARSFERVLFALGVHEVGEQTARILAEQFGSIDALATATLDDLLAVPGCGPVVSQRIHEFFAEPRNLAVIEKLRAAGLQFRARAQAALAGPLAGESYVFTGRLATMARPEAEALVVKLGARASSSVTKATTRLVAGEEAGSKREKAQKLGIPIWSEDQFLAHLRTVAPEVVVPGGAS